One segment of Lentimicrobiaceae bacterium DNA contains the following:
- a CDS encoding T9SS type A sorting domain-containing protein: NIIFSTYRLPNLLFYSLDNGYTTDTLCELFQNVGKFRRDKDNNLFIVDLIFYGILHKTASPIVFSELSNDKLSKLNIYPNPAVHNINVEIPQNMILPELELTLMDIHGKIIDKHKIVAHDGFVNIDVSNLKSGTYTLIVSDKVKLYKTRFIKL; encoded by the coding sequence ATAATATAATTTTCTCTACTTACAGATTACCGAATTTATTATTTTATTCATTGGATAATGGTTATACAACCGATACCCTTTGTGAGTTGTTTCAAAATGTAGGGAAATTTCGACGAGATAAAGATAACAATCTATTTATTGTTGACCTTATATTCTACGGCATATTACACAAGACTGCTTCCCCAATAGTGTTTTCAGAACTTAGCAACGATAAACTATCAAAATTGAACATATACCCTAACCCTGCCGTACATAACATTAATGTTGAAATACCCCAAAACATGATTTTACCTGAATTGGAGTTGACATTAATGGATATACATGGCAAAATAATTGACAAACACAAAATCGTTGCTCACGATGGCTTTGTAAATATTGATGTGTCAAATTTGAAAAGCGGGACATATACGCTTATTGTTTCAGACAAAGTAAAGTTGTACAAAACTAGATTTATAAAACTATGA
- a CDS encoding YifB family Mg chelatase-like AAA ATPase, whose amino-acid sequence MLVKTHGCAIQGVNAIPITIEVNVDQGIKFYLVGLPDNAVKESQQRIEAALKNVGYRFPRQKITINLAPADIRKEGSAYDLPIAIGLLAASHQIETDLLDKYIIMGELSLDGSIQNIKGTLPIAIEARNNNFEGVIVPAQNAKEAAVVNNIKVYGVSTITEVIQILENNSPIEPLSCNIEEEFYENVSNYEFDFSDVKGQENIKRALEIAAAGGHNVILIGPPGSGKTMLAKRMPSILPPLSIDEAIETTKIHSVAGKLSDNSSLMTTRPFINPHHTISDVALVGGGSNPQPGEISLANNGVLFLDELPEFKRSVLEVLRQPLEERSITISRSKFSVTYPASFMLISAMNPCPCGFYNHPEKECVCAPGMVQKYLNKISGPLLDRIDIHVEVVPVPFSELSSKVEGEKSADIRKRIIKAREIQEKRFANNDNIFCNAQMSSSLLRKIVVIDEEGDKLLKNAMEKLNLSARAYDRILKVSRTIADLADSENVLIEHLAEAIQYRSLDRESWGS is encoded by the coding sequence ATGTTAGTAAAGACCCATGGCTGTGCAATACAAGGCGTTAATGCAATACCTATTACCATTGAGGTAAACGTTGACCAAGGAATAAAATTCTACTTGGTCGGCTTACCCGACAATGCTGTAAAGGAAAGTCAGCAACGTATAGAAGCTGCTTTAAAAAATGTTGGTTACAGATTTCCGCGTCAGAAAATTACAATAAATTTAGCCCCGGCAGATATCAGAAAAGAAGGTTCGGCATACGACCTGCCAATAGCTATAGGACTTTTAGCTGCTTCGCATCAAATAGAAACAGATTTATTAGATAAATATATTATAATGGGTGAGTTGTCTTTGGACGGAAGCATCCAGAACATAAAAGGAACTCTACCCATTGCCATAGAAGCAAGAAATAACAATTTTGAAGGCGTTATAGTGCCTGCTCAAAACGCTAAAGAAGCAGCCGTTGTCAATAACATAAAGGTATATGGCGTCAGCACAATAACGGAAGTTATACAAATATTAGAAAACAACTCTCCAATAGAACCTCTTTCGTGCAACATAGAAGAAGAATTTTACGAAAACGTTTCAAATTACGAATTCGATTTTTCTGATGTAAAAGGTCAGGAAAATATAAAACGTGCCTTGGAAATTGCCGCAGCAGGCGGACATAATGTAATATTGATAGGACCTCCCGGCTCGGGAAAAACAATGCTTGCTAAACGCATGCCTTCAATACTGCCTCCATTAAGTATAGACGAAGCCATTGAAACCACAAAAATACACTCGGTTGCAGGCAAACTAAGCGACAACTCCAGTTTAATGACAACGCGACCTTTTATAAATCCGCACCATACAATATCCGATGTTGCCCTCGTGGGTGGAGGTAGCAATCCGCAACCCGGAGAAATATCGTTGGCAAACAACGGAGTTTTGTTTTTAGACGAGCTACCCGAATTTAAACGCTCGGTTTTGGAAGTGCTACGACAACCGCTTGAAGAAAGAAGTATAACTATTTCGCGTTCAAAATTTTCGGTTACTTATCCTGCAAGTTTTATGCTAATTTCTGCAATGAATCCTTGTCCTTGCGGATTTTACAATCACCCTGAAAAAGAATGCGTTTGTGCACCGGGAATGGTTCAAAAATATTTGAACAAAATTAGCGGACCATTGCTTGATAGAATTGATATTCACGTTGAAGTTGTCCCTGTTCCGTTTTCGGAATTGAGCAGTAAAGTTGAAGGCGAGAAAAGTGCCGACATCAGAAAAAGAATTATTAAAGCTCGCGAAATTCAGGAAAAACGCTTCGCAAATAATGATAATATCTTTTGTAACGCACAAATGTCGAGCAGTTTGCTACGAAAAATAGTTGTTATAGATGAAGAAGGAGACAAGCTTCTGAAAAATGCTATGGAAAAATTAAACCTTTCGGCAAGAGCATACGACAGAATTTTGAAAGTCTCACGCACAATAGCCGACCTTGCCGATTCTGAAAACGTACTTATTGAGCATTTAGCCGAAGCTATACAATATCGTAGCTTAGACCGCGAAAGCTGGGGAAGTTGA
- a CDS encoding glycosyltransferase family 9 protein: MQKRFLIIRFSSMGDVILTTALVRCLRKAYPDCIIDFVVKKQFAEVLEGNPHINSLFFYNSDNKNELKNLISELKNNNYSHIIDIQKNIRSLTLRLKVPAKYKWKYSKHVVKRFMLIKFKINLYGKSVVPVYQRYFKAVEKLSVKYDGLGTEMFPSKSNIDKVSKWFEENGASQSRCLALAPGAYWDNKRWLPEYYIALANDLLTNKFDCVVLMGGKGEKELCEHIAGKINGKVLNASGIFSIGQSAAVLSFCKVLVSNDTGLLHMAQSVKTPVVGIFGPTSKELGFYPYGDKSRVAEVDEPCRPCTQMGKNHCPRKHFRCMKNISVAEVKKLVLAFSR, encoded by the coding sequence GTGCAAAAACGTTTTCTGATAATAAGGTTTAGTTCTATGGGCGATGTTATTCTTACTACGGCTTTAGTTCGCTGTTTAAGAAAGGCATACCCCGATTGTATTATAGATTTTGTGGTGAAAAAACAATTCGCTGAAGTCTTAGAAGGCAATCCGCACATAAACAGTCTGTTCTTCTATAATTCCGACAATAAAAACGAATTAAAAAACCTTATTTCGGAACTAAAAAACAATAATTATTCTCATATTATTGATATTCAGAAGAATATACGCAGCTTAACGCTCAGATTAAAAGTGCCTGCCAAATACAAATGGAAATATTCGAAGCATGTTGTAAAAAGATTTATGCTCATAAAGTTTAAAATAAATTTGTATGGCAAGTCGGTTGTACCTGTTTACCAAAGATATTTTAAGGCAGTTGAAAAACTAAGTGTAAAATACGATGGTTTGGGAACTGAGATGTTTCCGAGCAAAAGCAATATTGATAAGGTAAGCAAATGGTTTGAAGAAAACGGAGCTTCGCAAAGTCGTTGTTTGGCATTGGCTCCGGGTGCATATTGGGATAACAAAAGATGGTTACCCGAATATTATATTGCGTTAGCCAACGATTTATTGACTAACAAATTCGACTGTGTGGTTTTAATGGGAGGCAAAGGCGAAAAAGAATTGTGCGAACACATTGCAGGCAAAATAAACGGAAAGGTATTAAATGCAAGCGGAATTTTTTCGATAGGGCAATCGGCGGCGGTGCTTTCTTTTTGCAAGGTTCTTGTCAGTAACGACACAGGTTTGCTTCACATGGCGCAGTCGGTTAAAACTCCGGTTGTAGGTATTTTTGGTCCAACAAGCAAAGAATTAGGTTTTTATCCGTATGGCGATAAATCTCGCGTTGCCGAAGTTGACGAACCTTGTCGTCCGTGTACTCAGATGGGCAAAAACCATTGCCCCCGAAAGCATTTCAGGTGCATGAAAAATATTTCCGTAGCAGAGGTTAAAAAGTTAGTATTAGCTTTTAGCCGTTAG
- a CDS encoding BlaI/MecI/CopY family transcriptional regulator, with translation MENILKNDKVTYLTPAEEKIMFALWNLKNAAVNDILPFYSEPKPAYTTVSTLIRILEKKKIVSHQKEGKTHIYFPLIDKNDYIISKINHIINNNFDESVDDFLNFLMKSGILPQKAIDNLCEEYSTEKPKPKKKKKKKKKK, from the coding sequence ATGGAAAATATTTTGAAAAACGATAAGGTAACGTACCTAACACCGGCAGAAGAAAAAATTATGTTTGCGCTGTGGAATCTAAAAAATGCCGCCGTAAATGACATATTACCTTTCTACTCTGAGCCAAAACCGGCGTACACAACCGTATCGACTTTAATCAGAATATTGGAAAAGAAAAAAATTGTTTCGCATCAAAAAGAAGGTAAAACTCATATTTATTTTCCGCTGATTGATAAAAACGATTACATAATTTCAAAAATCAACCATATAATTAATAACAACTTCGACGAATCTGTCGATGATTTTCTGAATTTCTTGATGAAATCAGGAATATTACCACAAAAAGCAATAGACAATTTGTGTGAAGAATATTCGACGGAGAAACCGAAACCAAAAAAGAAGAAGAAAAAGAAAAAAAAGAAATAA
- the trpS gene encoding tryptophan--tRNA ligase, whose product MKETVVSGIRPTGNLHLGNYFGAMKNFVEMQNANNCYFFIADYHSLTTHPTPSDLHGNVKQVLAEYLACGLDPEKSTIYLQSDLPETAELYLFLNMIAYMGELERCTSFKDKIRQNPDNINAGLLTYPTLMAADIIIHNAHKVPVGKDQEQHLEMTRTFANRFNRLYNVEYFREPIAYNFGKQLVKVPGLDGSTKMGKSEGEGNAIFLFDEPEVIRKKIMRAVTDAGPTTPNQEKPQPIENIFNLMKLLSDESTYQHFNDAYNNCTIRYGDMKKQLAEDAIKFTTPFREKINEHLNDNDYLKKVAQMGKEKAHQSASKTIKDVREIIGFKDF is encoded by the coding sequence ATGAAAGAAACAGTAGTATCGGGCATCAGACCCACAGGCAACTTACATCTGGGAAATTACTTCGGAGCAATGAAAAATTTTGTAGAAATGCAAAATGCAAACAATTGTTACTTTTTCATAGCCGATTATCATTCGCTAACAACTCACCCAACTCCATCAGACCTACACGGAAACGTGAAACAAGTGCTAGCCGAATATTTGGCTTGCGGTTTAGATCCCGAAAAATCGACCATTTACCTACAAAGCGACTTACCCGAAACTGCCGAGTTGTACCTGTTTTTGAACATGATTGCCTACATGGGCGAACTTGAACGCTGCACTTCTTTTAAAGATAAAATCAGACAAAACCCCGACAATATTAATGCCGGACTACTTACCTATCCTACGCTTATGGCTGCCGATATTATAATTCATAATGCCCATAAAGTCCCTGTAGGAAAAGACCAAGAACAGCATTTGGAAATGACACGCACATTCGCCAACAGGTTTAACAGACTGTACAATGTTGAATATTTTCGCGAACCTATTGCTTATAACTTTGGCAAGCAGTTAGTTAAAGTTCCGGGATTAGACGGCAGCACAAAGATGGGTAAAAGCGAAGGCGAAGGCAACGCCATATTTTTATTCGACGAGCCCGAAGTTATACGCAAAAAAATAATGAGAGCCGTTACCGATGCAGGTCCTACAACGCCAAATCAGGAAAAGCCACAGCCAATAGAAAACATCTTCAACCTGATGAAACTTTTATCCGACGAAAGTACTTACCAGCACTTTAACGATGCGTACAACAATTGTACAATCAGATACGGGGATATGAAAAAGCAACTTGCCGAAGATGCTATTAAATTTACAACTCCGTTCAGAGAAAAAATTAACGAACACTTAAACGATAACGATTACTTGAAAAAAGTAGCTCAAATGGGAAAAGAAAAAGCCCACCAAAGTGCAAGTAAAACAATAAAAGACGTGAGAGAAATTATAGGTTTCAAGGATTTTTAA
- a CDS encoding PorP/SprF family type IX secretion system membrane protein: MARIFSKTSLAIVFILSFTVAISTSLNAQDPIFSQFYNNPVYSNPGYVGLNPGMRARANYRTQWTGLATPYKTLSFTADFAERAIPGSGGFGLVVNSDQAGVGKIKTTNIGLATAARVPIYDNMVAQVGVLVSFSQLMINWDDMVFGDELHPRFGRIYQTDFPRPETNKVMYPDFGVGGVYRYVNTDGHAANVQVTVGAAVQHVFRPNQSFVGLAASNLPNKLVLTTDVVVDINQGRVSTYRASSSYSNLKLNPAFIYEKQSDFSTYTVGLNIYKSSIYLGAWFRNQNVNIFKTNDVIFSVGVNVPFSDDSRLRIMYSYDMITSDLKEAGKNAHEISLVYEFDQFSFFSGGGRSATPSYSGGARAREMECCPF; this comes from the coding sequence ATGGCAAGAATATTTTCTAAAACAAGTTTGGCAATAGTGTTTATACTATCGTTTACTGTAGCTATTTCAACATCTTTGAATGCTCAAGACCCTATTTTTTCGCAATTTTACAATAATCCTGTGTACAGTAATCCAGGCTACGTAGGTTTAAATCCGGGTATGCGTGCTAGAGCTAACTATCGTACACAATGGACGGGTTTGGCTACTCCTTACAAAACACTTAGCTTTACAGCCGATTTTGCAGAGCGAGCAATTCCGGGTAGCGGCGGTTTCGGATTGGTTGTAAATAGCGACCAAGCAGGTGTAGGAAAAATAAAAACCACCAACATAGGACTTGCTACTGCAGCCAGAGTTCCTATATATGACAATATGGTTGCACAAGTTGGAGTTTTGGTTTCGTTTTCGCAACTTATGATTAATTGGGATGATATGGTTTTCGGCGACGAGCTGCATCCGCGTTTTGGTAGAATTTATCAAACCGATTTTCCGCGACCCGAAACAAATAAAGTAATGTACCCCGATTTTGGCGTTGGCGGTGTTTACAGATATGTTAATACCGATGGACATGCTGCCAATGTTCAGGTTACTGTCGGCGCTGCCGTACAGCATGTTTTCCGACCCAATCAGTCGTTTGTAGGCTTGGCAGCAAGCAATTTGCCTAATAAGTTAGTGCTAACTACCGATGTGGTTGTTGATATCAACCAAGGACGTGTTTCTACCTACAGAGCAAGCTCATCATACAGCAACTTGAAATTAAATCCGGCATTTATCTACGAAAAACAAAGCGATTTTTCTACCTATACGGTAGGTCTTAATATTTATAAGTCGTCGATATATTTGGGGGCGTGGTTTCGTAATCAGAACGTTAATATTTTTAAAACCAATGATGTTATTTTTAGTGTAGGAGTTAATGTTCCGTTTAGCGACGATTCGCGTTTAAGGATTATGTATTCGTACGACATGATAACCAGCGACCTAAAAGAAGCAGGCAAAAATGCTCACGAAATATCATTGGTGTACGAGTTCGACCAATTCAGTTTCTTCTCCGGCGGTGGTAGAAGTGCAACTCCGAGTTACAGTGGCGGAGCTAGAGCCAGAGAAATGGAATGTTGTCCCTTTTAA